The region gcgcattcagctgccagccacatcaaacccaatatgaccacggagcacagccaagatcgaaagtggtttgattttttcccgagggaggaaaaccggattgtctggaaaaccctcgtggcacagcagagaaccaactgTTTATCATCTCGGATCTCATAACACACAACGACTGTCCTTACAACCTCAGAAGGAACTttaaaaacaccacaaacggcGTTTAAATTGTAAGTTTCATCATCACACTAAATCAAATTCCATCAACCTTTCCTCGTTGAAGTCTTTGGTACTTCTTTAACTTACCCAAAAAGGCAAATACTTCCGACGACTAGCCATAGTAACAATCCATTAATATACGCTGTTCGAGTCATTACACTCTGCTGGCATTGAGGACAGACCATTTGCATTGGATATTCACTAAAAGCTGTATGATAAGtgagaattatttatttaataacgGCTCGAAACAAGGCTATCATAGTGCTTGGTATAGGCTTATTGACAAGTCGTTCATTGTTTGTCGCGGTGATGAAGTGTAAGCGGCTCTCTCACAGCTATACCCTCGCGATATCGCAATGCGCGCGAGACTACCGCTGACGTGATTACGGTCCCATAGTATTCAAGAGCCAGCGGTATCGCGAGAGAACAGTATAATCTCGTGAGAACATGCATCACAAcaaacatttaacgacttgtcaatAAGTCTAACAGCAAAGTGGTACGTTATAATCTATATTTGTTAAAATCCATTTAAATTATTGCTTAGCACGAAAGTTAGGTACGTTTTGTAAACATATTCAAATTATtatagtgttgaatttgtttgaaaaCTAAATGgaatatagttttttttatgggaAGTTTGCAGAGATGTAGAATTTGTTCACATCATTATGTTAACACAAGCTAATTGTTTTgctataatattttttttgccgTCCAAGCAAGCCggcgcggtttgtttatcaacagtAGAAAGGTCTATATATTTTATCTGGTttgattatttgtaaataataatgattcTTTGATAAATAAAAGACAACGAAAATATTACTTACGCGTACTTCTGACGTATGTCATTTGTTGTGTACCTGTTGTGTAATTCACTGTCGTCATCGGCTGGGGGCCATCGACGGGCACTGGGCCTGGCATGGGCTGATAAGGTCCACCGACAGGAACTTGGCCTGGCATGGGCTGGCCTTGGGGAGGTCCGGTCTGTAACTGGCCTAGTAAAGGTTGTGGTGGGTATGCGGGGTCGGCAAAGGCTTCCGTGTATTTCGGTGGTGCACCATCGGGATACGGAGCTGGGATTGGTTCAGGAACACCCGGAGTGGCAACCGGAGTGGTAACCGGAGCGGCACCCAAAACAACACCCAGATGGGTACCCGGAGCGGTGGCCGGAGCGGTACCCGGAGCGGTGGCCGGAGCGGTACCCGGAGCGATGGCCGGAGCGGTACCCGGAGCGGTACCCAGAGCGGTACCCTGAGTGACAACCGGAGCGGTACCTGAAGCAGCATCCGGAGCGATACCCGGAGCGGTTCCCGAAGCGGTACCCTGAGTGACAACCGGAGCGGTACCTGAGGCAGCATCCGGAGCGATACCCGGAGCGGTACCCTGAGTGACAACCGGAGCGGTACCTGAAGCAGCATCCGGAGCGATACCCGGAGCGGTTCCCGGAGCGGCACCCGCAGCGGCATCCGGAGCGGACTGAGACATAATTTGCGTAGCCTGTCACTGTGTCAGTAAAGATAATACATCAATCAGACATAATTTTGTTCTCAAGCTTGAGGGCAAACGCatcatataaaaataataacgtATATCTATATTATTGTGTCTTCAATTAGTTTTAATATTTGCCTGTTTAATTCCACTTATTGGAATACcattatgcaaaaaaaatagtatTATTAACAGTAATTCCAcgtataaaaaaaagataagGTAAAATTATACCAACTGTATGCCCAACGAAAAATTTGAGAATGGAAAGCGTTACCGCAGTAACGTTTCTCCCAATGTGTTTTTCTATTATGAAATGTTGATCTTGCCGGAACCCTGATTTTTGGCAATAACTCAAAGACACAACCTTGTTAAATGAATACAACCACCTTCAAACAatcgaacagttccaaaaaccgaTAATTGCATTCAAATCACGGGCACTATTTGAAATTGTATCTCaagttatgcataaaataacaaacctctgaaaatttgaactcaatcggtcgtcgaagttgcgagagaataattgaagaagaaaacacacaagttgtgtgctttcagatgcttgaaataGTGAgaaatcagagggagccgtttctcacaatgttttttactaatcaatagctttccattgctcgttaccaagtatgttttatgctaacaattattttgagtaaataccaatagtgtccagtgcctttaaaataaatgacaaataatgatttgaaaatttaatcccgttaaagggaaggtacactattggtaattctcaaagaccagtcttctcacttggtgtatcccatcataacgataaaataacaagcctgtgaaaacttgggctcaattggtcatcgaaaatgagagaaaatgatgaaagaaaaaaaaccttgttggacgaatttgtttgctttaagataagaataaaagacttctagctagaagtcttttagaagtcttttattattttagtaagaaattacctctttctcaaaaactacgttacttcagagggagtcgtttcccacaatgtttcatactatcaacagctctccaatgctcgttaccaagtcagtttttaagttaatttgttatgagtagttaccaaacttgtaccttccctttaagaaccAGACTTGGCACTCTGTGGCATTGAAGATAGTGGTTGTAGAAGGCTTCCTTTCAAAtataactataaataatagcTGAGGTGCTgagttttttaagaaatgagtaaaacaatgtaacggAAATACGTTtctccaaaaactacagcacctcagtcagtggtattttcagggaagctttctaccatcattatcttcaaaccgtgtaagcttaacgtaaatctgtgaacactgtgttttgtgtcattcAAAAATAATACCTAGACCCTTTACGTTTTAGGACCATCGACTGTGACAATTTgtttataatgtttgaaaataaaGCAATAAGGAGCACTTATATGTATACGTTGccctttttgaaaaaggaaaTCATTATCACAATCATtctgaataaaaataatattataactcACCGAACAAGAAGTACTCACGATGTCCTTTTCgtatcaatgttgctttttctAATAATTACGTAACCCGGATATTATATCGCCATAGTTGTCCCCTAGCAGCTATGTTTACTGACTATTTTGCCATGATACATTACTCGGGAACAAAGTCCGTCGGAAAAGGGCGtataaaaacattatatttGATGGAATTCACGAAGGCTTATAATATTGTTTGTAGTGATAGACTATAATTATCACACCATACGATAAGGACAACGGTACGTCATGGAACATGTATGTGCAAAGTAAATGTCGACATTAAAATGTGATTTTCAATTTAACTTTAAGCTCCCCCCCCCTTTACATGAGatcaatttagcaagggtcccttgctaagtATAGTGCGTGCTGTAAAATTGTACGAAATGTTCCTTGTGCGGAAGGACAACAATTTGTGTACTGTCCAAGGTCCCTTGTGAGTTCTTGTCAATCGTTGCTACATTTtaacaaccatgctaaaactgagCAAGTGTCCCCTGTCAGTTTGATGTCGTGTGAACATGGCTTTGGCAAAATGTTAATAatagctttctccagaagacgatcagagcatactaatcgaaacgtcgagttaaaccaacggttcttttcagaaccacccccaactcattataaataattattacatggtgaatactgcaaacctttccatatcgtatttccaccatgcaaagtttcaaatcctacttaacaacAGTGTGTGCTAAGTGAAAACTTATATAATAACTGTATATCATTTTGTGAATACAATGATGAAGGGCCTTCGCTTCGAACTTGTACAAGTTCTGTCCCCGAGAATAGATTTACTTAccatgaaaaataaatatatttatttaatgtttttaataaataacaaattagAAACACATAACTACCCGCATTTTAATTATTATGACTAACCGATGTTAACCCGTTTTACTGCTGTCGGTGCTGGTATTGGTGTTCACGTCTTTCTTCGTTACGCGTGTGCTCGTCGTTAGCAAATAATAATCCACTCTTTGGCGGTGTCGTTGGCAGACCCTAACTAGCTAGCGCACTgggctcaagctctggtgtttctgaacaccagagtgtgggttcgagtcccactctcgACAATAGTGTCCTCGAGAAATATGTTAGAACCATTATAGCTATTTTTCCTTCGGGTAGGCACAAAGCTAGTAAAAGTTTATATTTTCACAATTCAAAGCctattataaaataattgtaaaaaaatagtATTTATAATTAATAAGTCGTATCATTTCCCTTTAAGATGATCCCTTTGCTGcggcttcccaggttgtatcgttaacGTGGGTGTGAtcctggctacacggcattTAACGGTtgtttggcttctgactggcaccacTTAAaaatttattgacaaaatagggagaccactgACACAGGGCCAGATAGCTCAATCGATAGAGAACCGGTGTCCGCTGAAATCTGTGCGCCGgggattctgcccccccccccccgccccattATTGGAAATAATATAAACATGCACTAAAGTAG is a window of Asterias rubens chromosome 21, eAstRub1.3, whole genome shotgun sequence DNA encoding:
- the LOC117304813 gene encoding skin secretory protein xP2-like, with the protein product MSQSAPDAAAGAAPGTAPGIAPDAASGTAPVVTQGTAPGIAPDAASGTAPVVTQGTASGTAPGIAPDAASGTAPVVTQGTALGTAPGTAPAIAPGTAPATAPGTAPATAPGTHLGVVLGAAPVTTPVATPGVPEPIPAPYPDGAPPKYTEAFADPAYPPQPLLGQLQTGPPQGQPMPGQVPVGGPYQPMPGPVPVDGPQPMTTVNYTTGTQQMTYVRSTRK